In Lactococcus paracarnosus, a genomic segment contains:
- a CDS encoding aspartate kinase, whose product MKVIKFGGSSLASAQQLTKVLNIVKNDNSRRIVVVSAPGKRNTQDTKVTDALIAYYKAYKNGDDTSKNQDWIISRYQSICDELGIPGAVMANITKNIRELASLPITGNQFLYDTFLAAGENNNAKLIAEYFTENGINARYLHPKEAGIIVTPEPGNARLLQSSYAKLSDLSNLSETLVIPGFFGVTENDDICTFSRGGSDITGSIIAAGVHAELYENFTDVDGIFSAHPGIITDPKSITELTYKEMRELAYAGFSVLHDEALLPAYRADIPLVIKNTNNPDHPGTKIIAKRTLPGRPVVGIAADGNFTSLNISKYLMNREVGFGRKVLQILEDFNIRFEHMPTGIDDMSIIIRNRYLTPDIERFITEKITETLAPDTLYFEKDLSIIMIVGEEMNEHIGVTARAANALATAGINIEMLSQGSSEVSVMFIVKTNQEIAAIRALYAEFF is encoded by the coding sequence TTGAAAGTCATTAAATTTGGCGGCTCTTCCCTTGCAAGTGCCCAACAACTCACAAAAGTTCTTAATATTGTCAAAAATGATAACAGCCGTCGTATCGTGGTTGTTTCTGCTCCTGGAAAACGTAATACTCAAGATACAAAGGTGACAGATGCACTGATTGCTTACTATAAAGCTTATAAAAATGGTGATGACACTTCAAAAAATCAAGATTGGATTATCTCTCGTTATCAAAGTATCTGTGATGAACTGGGTATCCCTGGTGCTGTTATGGCAAATATTACCAAAAATATCAGAGAATTAGCCAGCTTACCAATCACTGGCAATCAATTTTTATATGATACTTTTTTAGCAGCAGGAGAAAATAATAATGCAAAATTAATTGCAGAATATTTTACTGAAAACGGTATTAACGCACGTTATCTTCACCCTAAAGAGGCAGGTATTATCGTTACACCTGAACCAGGTAATGCACGTTTATTGCAGTCAAGCTATGCTAAACTAAGTGACTTAAGCAATCTGTCTGAGACCTTAGTCATTCCAGGATTTTTTGGTGTCACAGAAAACGATGATATTTGTACCTTTTCACGAGGTGGATCTGATATTACAGGATCTATCATCGCTGCTGGTGTGCATGCTGAACTTTATGAGAATTTCACTGACGTCGATGGCATTTTCTCTGCACACCCCGGGATTATTACTGACCCTAAATCGATTACTGAATTGACTTATAAAGAAATGCGTGAGCTTGCTTATGCAGGTTTCTCTGTCCTGCATGACGAAGCCTTGCTTCCTGCCTATCGTGCCGATATCCCTCTTGTTATCAAGAATACCAATAATCCTGATCATCCTGGTACCAAAATTATCGCTAAACGAACCCTGCCGGGTAGACCGGTCGTTGGTATTGCAGCTGATGGTAACTTCACTTCTTTAAATATTTCAAAATATCTGATGAACCGTGAAGTTGGATTTGGTCGTAAAGTCTTACAAATTTTGGAAGACTTCAACATTCGGTTTGAGCACATGCCTACTGGCATAGATGATATGAGTATTATCATCAGAAATCGGTATCTAACGCCAGATATTGAGCGCTTTATCACTGAAAAAATAACGGAAACTCTAGCGCCAGATACCCTCTACTTTGAGAAAGACTTATCGATCATCATGATTGTTGGTGAAGAGATGAATGAACATATCGGTGTCACAGCTCGTGCTGCCAATGCCCTTGCAACAGCAGGTATTAATATCGAAATGCTATCACAAGGCTCATCAGAAGTTTCAGTCATGTTTATTGTTAAAACAAATCAAGAAATTGCCGCAATTAGAGCTTTATATGCAGAGTTCTTCTAA
- a CDS encoding IS3 family transposase (programmed frameshift) encodes MAKYSFDLKLKGVIDYEQGLGSYQFIADKYHVETSGRIKDWVDMYQTFGSTGLQRKRKNTVYDTQFKLNAVNLYLTSEKSYREITMQLGMTNRSLLARWVLDYREKGEFAFSNSRGRPRKEPDMSKQKSSKQPSDLSETEQKLAQLQNENLKLRIENEYFKRAEEAANGTTSEGEFKFPLKEILSITGLPKATYYYWVKRFKRANKDDAIEKKMREIRAEHPNAGYRPMVELLKQKGIHANHKRVQRLMKKLGLCVTSYWRKSRKYNSYKGSVGQVAKNKLHRRFNTSVPHQKLTTDTTEFKYYDQGVQKKAYLNPYLDLFNNEIISFEISKRPTYEAISIALKQALIITSDCPYRRTFHSDQGWAYQMRQYTDKLKAHRIFQSMSRKGNCHDNSVMENFFGLLKQEVYYGRVFQSFEALERTIVDWIHYYNTKRIKKKLNWMSPTQYRMALSN; translated from the exons ATGGCAAAATATTCATTTGATTTGAAACTAAAAGGAGTTATAGACTATGAACAAGGATTAGGTAGCTATCAATTTATAGCTGATAAATACCATGTTGAGACGTCAGGTCGAATCAAGGACTGGGTTGATATGTATCAAACTTTTGGAAGTACAGGTCTTCAGCGTAAACGGAAAAATACAGTTTATGATACACAATTTAAGCTCAATGCGGTAAACTTGTACTTAACAAGTGAAAAATCTTATCGAGAAATAACTATGCAATTAGGCATGACTAACAGATCCTTACTCGCGCGTTGGGTGCTTGATTACCGTGAGAAGGGTGAGTTTGCCTTTTCTAATTCTCGTGGGAGACCTAGAAAAGAGCCTGACATGTCAAAACAAAAGTCTTCAAAGCAACCGTCTGATTTGAGTGAGACTGAACAAAAACTCGCTCAGCTTCAAAATGAGAACCTCAAACTAAGAATTGAGAATGAATATT TTAAAAGGGCTGAGGAGGCTGCGAATGGAACGACAAGCGAAGGAGAATTCAAGTTCCCACTCAAAGAAATCTTAAGTATAACAGGACTACCAAAAGCAACTTATTACTATTGGGTCAAACGTTTTAAACGTGCTAACAAAGATGACGCAATTGAGAAAAAAATGCGTGAAATACGTGCAGAACATCCAAATGCAGGTTACCGCCCCATGGTAGAACTCCTCAAACAAAAAGGCATCCATGCTAATCACAAGAGAGTACAGCGATTGATGAAAAAACTTGGGCTTTGTGTAACTTCATACTGGCGGAAATCACGCAAGTATAACTCCTACAAAGGATCAGTTGGTCAAGTAGCTAAAAACAAGCTTCATCGACGTTTTAACACGTCTGTGCCACATCAAAAATTAACAACAGATACGACAGAGTTCAAATATTATGACCAAGGTGTACAAAAGAAAGCATATCTCAATCCTTATCTTGACTTGTTTAACAATGAGATTATCAGCTTTGAAATTTCTAAACGCCCAACTTATGAAGCAATCTCTATTGCTCTCAAACAGGCGTTGATAATTACTTCTGATTGTCCTTATCGCCGTACTTTTCACTCCGACCAGGGTTGGGCTTATCAGATGCGCCAATACACGGATAAACTTAAGGCACATCGTATTTTTCAATCCATGAGTCGTAAAGGGAACTGTCATGATAATTCAGTTATGGAGAACTTTTTCGGACTGCTCAAGCAAGAAGTTTATTATGGTCGCGTCTTTCAATCATTTGAAGCACTTGAACGAACAATAGTAGATTGGATTCATTACTACAACACGAAACGAATTAAGAAGAAATTGAACTGGATGTCGCCAACCCAATATCGGATGGCGTTATCAAACTAA
- a CDS encoding HAD family hydrolase — protein MSKYKVIIFDMDGVLVDTENYYYTRRKTFLTRKGISIDHLSPLVFIGGNMKQVWHMILGDDYEKWDVPALEAEYLDYKLANRIPYETLVFSDAKASILSLIEKGYLLGLASSTAKMEILRALEVTQLMPYFDVILSGESFKESKPNPEIYEVAMKTLSVLPEETLIIEDSQKGIAAGVASGATVWGIKDYRFGLDQNSANRLFDTLKQIDAQL, from the coding sequence ATGAGTAAATATAAAGTGATTATTTTTGATATGGATGGTGTTCTAGTTGATACTGAGAACTACTATTATACTAGGCGAAAAACTTTTTTAACGCGTAAAGGTATTTCGATTGATCATCTATCGCCTCTCGTCTTTATAGGTGGTAATATGAAGCAAGTTTGGCATATGATTTTGGGCGATGACTATGAAAAATGGGATGTGCCAGCCTTAGAAGCAGAGTACCTAGACTACAAACTAGCAAATCGGATTCCCTATGAGACGCTCGTCTTTTCTGATGCAAAAGCTAGTATCCTTAGTCTGATTGAAAAAGGATATCTACTTGGTCTGGCTTCTAGTACAGCTAAAATGGAGATATTAAGAGCCTTAGAGGTGACTCAGTTGATGCCTTATTTTGATGTTATCTTATCGGGTGAATCGTTCAAGGAATCAAAACCGAATCCAGAAATCTATGAGGTCGCCATGAAGACCTTATCTGTTTTACCTGAAGAGACGTTGATTATAGAAGACAGTCAAAAAGGCATTGCAGCCGGTGTGGCATCTGGTGCAACGGTATGGGGCATAAAGGATTATCGCTTTGGGCTAGATCAAAATAGTGCAAATCGACTTTTTGACACCTTAAAACAGATTGACGCACAACTTTAA
- a CDS encoding IS3 family transposase (programmed frameshift), translating into MVKYSYELKQQVIQDYLDGLGGYKTLAKKYHLPTKSIILQWLNVYEHYGFEGLKIKRKKRTYSREFKLYAIECYVTKALSYREIANQLDIDAPALLTAWVLKYKKYGTNAFKNEGKRGNINPMSKVQPNEVQNQRIRELEIQLRKAQIEVGLFKRVAETSRSKTNQEKVKIVRSLRYKYTLTELLATVQLSKSSYFYTLHAKENKDVSLEKKIKEIRQVHPNYGYRPITALLRRYGMIINEKRVLRILRKLQLLVTSFHHKSRKYSSYRGCVGKIAKHLIRRRFETMIFHQKITTDTTEFKYYDNGNIKKAYLDPFLDLFNREVISFSITKHPNAQSIMHALNQAIDITSDCPFRRTFHSDQGWAYQMHQYTDKLKTHHIFQSMSRRGNCHDNSVMENFFGLLKQEIYYGYTFTSFEALKETIIDWIHYYNTKRIKKKLGWLSPTEYRLKMVQ; encoded by the exons ATGGTCAAATATTCATATGAATTAAAGCAACAAGTTATTCAAGATTACTTAGATGGTCTTGGGGGTTATAAAACATTGGCAAAAAAGTATCATTTACCCACAAAGTCAATTATTCTACAATGGCTGAATGTTTATGAACATTATGGTTTTGAAGGCTTAAAAATTAAGCGGAAAAAACGCACGTATTCTCGCGAATTTAAGTTATATGCGATAGAATGTTATGTAACAAAAGCACTTTCGTATCGTGAAATTGCAAACCAGCTTGATATTGATGCCCCAGCACTTCTGACTGCTTGGGTGCTTAAATACAAAAAATATGGTACAAATGCTTTTAAAAATGAAGGAAAGCGTGGAAATATAAACCCTATGTCAAAAGTGCAACCTAATGAAGTGCAAAATCAACGCATTCGAGAACTGGAAATCCAACTTAGAAAAGCACAAATTGAGGTGG GATTGTTTAAAAGAGTTGCGGAGACTTCGCGAAGCAAAACTAATCAAGAAAAAGTTAAAATAGTGCGTAGTCTCCGTTATAAATATACGCTTACTGAGTTATTAGCGACAGTCCAACTATCTAAATCCAGCTATTTCTATACGCTTCATGCCAAAGAAAATAAGGATGTTTCACTCGAAAAGAAAATTAAGGAGATACGTCAAGTACATCCTAATTATGGCTATCGGCCCATCACAGCGCTTCTCAGACGTTATGGAATGATTATCAACGAGAAACGTGTGTTACGAATTTTGAGAAAATTACAGCTTCTCGTGACTAGTTTTCATCACAAATCAAGAAAATATAGTTCTTATCGAGGATGTGTAGGGAAAATAGCCAAACATTTGATTAGAAGACGATTTGAAACCATGATTTTTCATCAAAAAATCACAACAGATACGACTGAATTCAAGTATTATGATAACGGTAATATCAAGAAAGCTTATCTCGATCCCTTTCTTGATCTATTCAATCGTGAAGTTATTTCCTTCAGTATTACTAAACATCCCAATGCACAATCTATTATGCATGCGCTTAATCAGGCAATTGACATCACTTCAGATTGTCCTTTCCGTCGTACTTTTCATTCTGATCAAGGCTGGGCTTATCAAATGCATCAATATACGGATAAACTTAAAACACATCATATTTTCCAATCTATGAGTCGAAGAGGTAATTGTCACGATAATTCAGTTATGGAGAATTTTTTCGGTCTACTCAAACAAGAAATCTATTATGGTTATACTTTTACTAGCTTTGAAGCACTAAAAGAAACTATTATTGATTGGATTCATTATTACAACACGAAACGTATCAAAAAAAAATTAGGCTGGCTTTCCCCAACTGAATACCGTTTGAAAATGGTACAATAA
- a CDS encoding DHH family phosphoesterase codes for MKRFEKFLPLVIVSFMTGVYLCEVLILRIAKFQKTEIILLLAVNLAIAIILIVRSKAASAKNIDNIRALNELAENSLNATLDTMPLGVLRYSDKDYSPEWFNPYVDIIFANDEEKLSAEKIKEIVQDIDDQGMQYLPVDQKKYAVKVDHQKKLLYFIDATSEVVAKTITRESRPVIGIVSVDNYDDATDLISDSSRTLINSFIATKIDAISSKYNVYTSRYNASRYYVYTNYLTLKKIMDDKFEFVTSFREEAMEQKFSLTLSIGMSYGLENFSKIGRTALDNLELALVRGGDQVVIKENINTAKPIYFGGNSASHIQKSRTRARAIATALRTIVRESDNVFVMGHKYPDMDALGAAVVTKIFANMNDKEAFVVYDEKQLLPDVARAINKLNESKDGYAHIVRMETARELKKANSLLIMVDHSKTSQTMDYEFYKSFGKVVVIDHHRRDDDFPKNALLTYIESGASSASELVTEVLQYQNEQHQKMSKVEASIALAGISVDTKNFSKGTTTRTFEAASFLRSQGADNDLIKNLLATEFEKYKKVNEIVLNAEFHDHVAIGIGLYRKMYDNVTTAKAADTLLDMVDVVASFTIVNHENGYVAISARSSGDYNVQRVMEKLGGGGHFNNAAAQVYDKTPAEVKADLLTIIDK; via the coding sequence GTGAAACGTTTTGAAAAGTTCTTACCCCTGGTGATCGTGAGCTTCATGACAGGTGTTTATTTGTGTGAGGTATTAATCTTACGGATTGCAAAATTTCAAAAAACAGAAATTATTTTGTTATTAGCAGTGAACCTAGCGATTGCGATTATATTAATAGTCCGTTCAAAAGCTGCGAGTGCAAAAAATATCGATAATATTCGGGCACTTAATGAGCTTGCAGAGAATTCCTTAAATGCCACGCTTGATACGATGCCTTTAGGTGTTCTTCGCTACTCAGATAAGGATTATTCACCAGAGTGGTTCAATCCTTATGTTGATATCATTTTTGCGAATGATGAAGAAAAACTGTCAGCTGAAAAAATCAAAGAAATTGTGCAAGATATAGATGATCAAGGGATGCAATATCTACCAGTTGATCAGAAAAAATATGCGGTTAAAGTTGACCATCAAAAAAAATTACTCTATTTTATAGATGCAACAAGTGAAGTAGTCGCAAAAACGATCACACGTGAGAGCAGACCAGTAATTGGCATTGTCTCTGTTGATAATTATGATGACGCAACAGATTTGATTTCTGACAGTAGTAGAACGCTCATTAATAGTTTTATCGCAACTAAGATTGATGCCATATCTAGTAAATATAATGTTTATACTAGTCGCTATAATGCTAGTCGATACTACGTTTATACGAATTATCTGACCTTGAAAAAAATTATGGACGATAAGTTTGAATTTGTGACAAGCTTTCGTGAAGAGGCGATGGAACAAAAATTTTCATTGACGCTATCTATTGGTATGTCCTATGGTTTAGAAAATTTTTCAAAAATTGGCAGAACCGCACTCGATAACTTAGAGTTAGCACTTGTTCGAGGCGGAGACCAGGTTGTCATTAAGGAAAATATTAATACCGCCAAACCAATTTATTTTGGTGGTAATTCAGCCAGTCATATTCAGAAGTCAAGAACACGTGCAAGAGCGATTGCTACAGCGCTTAGGACGATTGTCAGAGAGTCGGATAATGTCTTTGTTATGGGGCACAAGTATCCCGACATGGATGCTTTAGGTGCGGCAGTTGTAACCAAAATTTTTGCCAATATGAATGACAAAGAGGCTTTTGTTGTTTATGATGAAAAGCAGCTACTACCAGATGTTGCACGTGCAATTAACAAGTTAAATGAATCAAAAGATGGCTATGCGCATATTGTTCGGATGGAGACAGCAAGGGAACTTAAAAAAGCAAATTCTCTTTTGATCATGGTAGATCACTCCAAAACGAGCCAAACCATGGATTATGAGTTTTATAAAAGTTTTGGCAAGGTCGTCGTCATTGACCACCACAGGCGAGATGATGATTTCCCCAAAAATGCTTTGCTAACGTATATCGAAAGTGGTGCATCATCAGCATCAGAATTGGTCACAGAAGTCTTGCAATATCAAAATGAACAGCATCAGAAGATGTCGAAAGTTGAAGCATCTATCGCTTTAGCAGGTATATCTGTGGATACAAAAAACTTCTCTAAAGGAACCACAACGCGAACGTTTGAAGCTGCATCTTTCTTGCGTTCACAAGGTGCTGACAATGATCTAATCAAAAATTTATTGGCGACTGAGTTTGAAAAATATAAAAAAGTGAACGAAATTGTCTTAAATGCAGAGTTTCATGATCATGTTGCCATTGGGATTGGCCTTTATCGTAAGATGTACGATAATGTCACGACCGCAAAGGCCGCAGATACGCTACTTGATATGGTGGATGTTGTTGCATCGTTCACGATTGTCAATCATGAAAATGGCTATGTGGCAATTTCTGCACGATCATCTGGTGATTATAATGTACAACGTGTCATGGAAAAACTAGGTGGTGGTGGTCATTTTAATAATGCAGCTGCCCAAGTCTATGATAAAACACCAGCTGAGGTTAAGGCTGACTTATTAACGATTATAGATAAGTAA